The genomic stretch TAAACTTCGCGGCCCCCGGGGCCAATCGTGGTCAGGTCTCGGGCAACGAGGTCGGAGGGATCCCGGGGTGCAGGCGCAGCGTTTGGACAAGCGGTTGAACGTCCTCCATCGCAAGATGGAAGAGGCGGACGAGGAGTCGCTCACGAGCTACAACAAGATGCTCGAGTTCTCCTGGATTTTCCATGACAGCGCGCTCGAGGGCGTCGTCTACAACATGGAGGAGCTCCGGCAAGCGCTGGACGACGAGGTCACCACCGACACGTCGCTGATCCCGGTCTACGACGAGATCCGGCAGAACAAGGCGGCCATCGAGCTGATCCGCGAGCTGTCGCAGAAGAAGCGGCTCAACATCTCGCTCGAGGTGATCAAGAAGATCTACGCGACGCTGGCGCCCGAAGAGGTCGAGGGGAAGAACCCGCCGAAGTACCGCAAGGACATGCCCTTGCACCGGATGTACTTCCACGACATCGCGCCGCCCGAGAAGATCTCCTACAAGATGCGCCAGCTCGTCCAGTGGATGAACGCGGCCGAGACGAAGCGGGCGACGCACACCCTCCGCCTCGCGGCCAAGGCGCACCATCAGCTGCTGCACATCTACCCGTTCCCGAAGATGAGCGGGAAGGTCGCGCGGCTCCTGATGAACCTGATCCTGCTGCGTGGGAACTACCCGCCGGCCGTGATTCATGCGACGGAGCGTCAGCGATACTATGATGCGCTCAAGACCTCCGACAACGCGACCGCGAAGGTCGTGACGGAGGCGTTGATCGCCTCGATGGACAGCGCGATCCGCTTCTTCGAAGAAGAGGACAAGGCCCGCGAGGGCCGCCGCGCCCGCTCCGCCTGATCAGGCCTCGTCGTCGACCAGGTCGCCGCCCGGGAGCAGCTCGACCATGTGCTTGGCCACGCGATCGCCGACGAGCGCGATGCGCGGCGCGTTCTCGAAGTCGACGACGATGACGACCTTGCCGCCCGCGTCCGAGAGGATGTTGTAGCGGCAGCGCGCCTCGGTGCGCGGCAGGTGCTCCCCCGCCCGGCGCACGTCCGCGTGCCCGCGCCGCTCGAGCCGCACGCGTCGCCCTTGGATGGGGAGCGCCTCGGGGACTTCGCCTTCGGGCACCTCGTCGGTCTCCGTGAGCGCGGCGAGGTCGGACGCTTCGTCGTCGAGCTGGGCGACCCACTGCGCGTCGATCCCGCCAGGGCTCGGGAACAGGCGGGCGACGTAGCCCTCCTCGTCGAGCTCGATCATTCCGGCGAGCCAGAGCTCCCCGGTCCCGTGCAAGAGCACGTCGCCGACGCGGAGCCCCCGCGGCCCCTCGCGCTGGGGCGTGACGAAGCGCTTCGGTGGCGTGTCCTTCTCATGCTCGCGCTCGTTCTCCCGCACGTTCTTCTTGGTGGCGTGGTCGGGCGGGGCGTCCTCGAGCTCGCCTCGGCGCGTCAGCATTCGCGCCGCGGCCGCGCCCGCCATGACGAGGCCCGCCCCCACGATGAGCTCCACGATCACGCGTGGCCTCCGAGGGCGCGGTGCATCTCGCGGGCGGCCGTCTCGGGATCCTCGGCCCGGCAGAGGGCCCCGATGGCCGCGCCCCATCGCGCACCGGTAGCGGCGACGCGGGGCGCGCGCTCGAGGGTCAATCCGCCGATCGCCACCACCGGGAGCGGGGACGCGGCGCAGACGTCGGCGAGCCGATCGAGCCCCACGGTCGGGTCGGGCGCGTCCTTGCCGCGGGTGTCGAACACGGGCCCGAACGCGATAAGATCCGCGCCCTCGGCCACCGCGGCGCGCGCCTGCGACTCGTCGTGAGTCGAGCGGCCGATGGGGGTGTCGACGAGTCGGCGCGCCTCCGCGATGGGCAGATCGTCCTGTCCGAGGTGCAACCAGGCGGGGGTGATCGCGGCGAGGTCGGCCCGGTCGTTGAGGACGAAGGGCACCCCGTGTGCGCGGCAGCGGGCCGCGAGTCGTCGCGCGAGCGCGAGCCGGGGCGCGTCGGGGCCGTGCTTCATACGCAGCTGGAGGAGGGCGCAGCCGCCGCGAAGGATCGCCTCCGCGACGCGCTCGGGGTCGCTCTCACCGCACGCCGTCGGATCGACGATCGCATAGAGCCCCGGCTCCTCCAGCATGGCGCGGAGGGTACGCCCACGCGGGGGAGGGTCAACGTCTTCTGTCCTCAAGTCGGCCTCGTTTCGTCCGTTGTCCCAGAACGATCCATCTCTCGAGCAGCCTGGAGCCCCGCCTCATGAGCGCCGTCGTCGTCGGTCGATTCACCCCCGAGCAATCCGAGTCCATTCGCATGGCGCTGTCGCGTGCGGGGATGCAGGTCCGCCCCGTCGCGGACGGCCCCGGCGCCCGCCGACTGCTCTCGGAT from Sandaracinaceae bacterium encodes the following:
- a CDS encoding Fic family protein, which gives rise to MNVLHRKMEEADEESLTSYNKMLEFSWIFHDSALEGVVYNMEELRQALDDEVTTDTSLIPVYDEIRQNKAAIELIRELSQKKRLNISLEVIKKIYATLAPEEVEGKNPPKYRKDMPLHRMYFHDIAPPEKISYKMRQLVQWMNAAETKRATHTLRLAAKAHHQLLHIYPFPKMSGKVARLLMNLILLRGNYPPAVIHATERQRYYDALKTSDNATAKVVTEALIASMDSAIRFFEEEDKAREGRRARSA
- the thiE gene encoding thiamine phosphate synthase, yielding MLEEPGLYAIVDPTACGESDPERVAEAILRGGCALLQLRMKHGPDAPRLALARRLAARCRAHGVPFVLNDRADLAAITPAWLHLGQDDLPIAEARRLVDTPIGRSTHDESQARAAVAEGADLIAFGPVFDTRGKDAPDPTVGLDRLADVCAASPLPVVAIGGLTLERAPRVAATGARWGAAIGALCRAEDPETAAREMHRALGGHA